From a region of the Paralichthys olivaceus isolate ysfri-2021 chromosome 4, ASM2471397v2, whole genome shotgun sequence genome:
- the ccl27a gene encoding C-C motif chemokine 27a, producing the protein MDLKVAFVVVCLFALTITCTEAAIPKCCMKTTKHLDTRWLMKVERWYIQQSSGACDISALIIFVKGRAKPICAPLKMISLDNLQKIAKRRNLKAAF; encoded by the exons ATGGATCTGAAAGTCGCCTTTGTGGTGGTTTGCCTGTTTGCTTTGACCATCACCTGCACTGAAG CTGCCATCCCAAAATgctgcatgaaaacaacaaaacacttgGACACAAGGTGGCTGATGAAGGTGGAGAGGTGGTACATTCAGCAGAGCAGCGGAGCCTGTGACATCTCTGCACTGAT AATTTTCGTGAAGGGCCGAGCGAAGCCCATATGTGCTCCTCTCAAAATGATCTCCCTGGACAATCTTCAGAAGATAGCAAAGAGACGcaatctgaaagcagctttctgA